A DNA window from Amycolatopsis sp. DSM 110486 contains the following coding sequences:
- the gmk gene encoding guanylate kinase — protein MSGVGQDYPVIRGTDRDGEPVAGDTSRHRLTVVSGPSGVGKSSVVGELRKLEPDIYFSVSVTTRKPRPGEVDGSHYHFVERAEFDRMVADGQLLEWAEFAGNRYGTPREPVERALAAGRPAVLEIELQGARQVRAAMPEARLVMLMPPSWDELVGRLTGRGTESEAAVAARLAEAERELAAAGEFDVRLVNADVRTAAARLLDLITGGDSSAADILDDTE, from the coding sequence GTGAGCGGCGTCGGTCAGGACTACCCGGTGATCCGGGGCACCGACCGCGACGGTGAGCCGGTGGCGGGGGATACCTCCCGACACCGGCTCACCGTCGTCTCGGGGCCTTCCGGGGTCGGGAAGTCGAGCGTGGTGGGGGAGCTGCGCAAGCTCGAACCGGACATCTACTTCAGCGTCTCGGTCACGACGCGGAAGCCGAGGCCCGGAGAAGTCGACGGAAGCCACTACCACTTCGTGGAGCGGGCCGAGTTCGACCGGATGGTCGCAGACGGGCAGCTGCTGGAGTGGGCGGAGTTCGCGGGCAACCGCTACGGCACGCCGCGCGAGCCCGTGGAGCGGGCCCTGGCGGCCGGCCGGCCCGCCGTGCTGGAGATCGAGCTGCAGGGCGCGCGGCAGGTCCGGGCGGCCATGCCGGAGGCCCGGCTCGTGATGCTGATGCCGCCGTCGTGGGACGAGCTGGTCGGCAGGCTCACCGGGCGCGGCACCGAATCCGAGGCGGCGGTCGCCGCCCGGCTCGCCGAGGCGGAACGCGAACTGGCGGCCGCGGGCGAGTTCGACGTCCGGCTCGTGAACGCCGACGTGAGGACCGCCGCGGCGCGGTTGCTAGACTTGATTACCGGTGGCGATTCCTCTGCCGCCGATATCCTGGACGATACGGAGTAG
- the rpoZ gene encoding DNA-directed RNA polymerase subunit omega, with the protein MLEELEGITNPPIDDLLEKVSSKYALVIYSAKRARQINDYYAQLGEGLLEYVGPLVEPGPREKPLSIALREIHGGLLEHTEGE; encoded by the coding sequence ATGCTGGAAGAGCTCGAGGGCATCACCAACCCGCCGATCGACGACCTGCTCGAAAAGGTCTCCTCGAAGTACGCGCTGGTGATCTACTCGGCCAAGCGCGCGCGTCAGATCAACGACTACTACGCCCAGCTGGGCGAGGGTCTGCTGGAGTACGTCGGCCCCCTCGTGGAGCCGGGCCCCCGCGAGAAGCCGCTGTCGATCGCGCTGCGCGAGATCCACGGTGGCCTGCTCGAGCACACCGAGGGTGAGTGA
- the pyrF gene encoding orotidine-5'-phosphate decarboxylase, producing MSGQRFGARLAKAVAERGPLCAGIDPHPGLIESWGLPLDVSGLERFALGATEVLAAATAIVKPQSAFFEAFGPPGVAVLERVVDAAHDAGALVLLDVKRGDIGSTMAAYTAAYVAEGAAFKADAATVSPYLGFGALDPAVAAATAAGNGLFVLARTSNPEAHALQSARLADGRTVAQSIVDAAADHNAGAEPLGDVGVVVGATISPGELDLSRLAGPVLAPGFGAQGATVADLRAVFGPDLPGVLPASSRDLLRHGPDPEAMRREVVRVTALLGHTAEKDQ from the coding sequence GTGAGCGGGCAGCGGTTCGGGGCCCGGCTGGCGAAGGCGGTCGCGGAACGCGGGCCGCTGTGCGCCGGCATCGACCCGCATCCGGGCCTGATCGAGTCCTGGGGCCTGCCCCTGGACGTCAGTGGTCTGGAACGGTTCGCGCTGGGCGCCACGGAGGTCCTGGCGGCCGCCACGGCGATCGTGAAGCCGCAGTCGGCGTTCTTCGAGGCGTTCGGCCCGCCCGGCGTGGCGGTGCTCGAACGCGTCGTGGACGCGGCCCACGACGCCGGTGCCCTCGTGCTGCTCGACGTCAAGCGCGGCGACATCGGCTCCACGATGGCGGCCTACACGGCCGCCTACGTGGCCGAGGGGGCAGCGTTCAAGGCCGACGCGGCCACCGTTTCGCCCTACCTCGGGTTCGGCGCGCTGGATCCAGCCGTGGCGGCCGCCACGGCGGCGGGCAACGGCCTGTTCGTGCTCGCGCGCACGTCGAACCCGGAGGCCCACGCGCTGCAGAGCGCGCGGCTGGCGGACGGCCGCACGGTGGCCCAGAGCATCGTCGACGCGGCCGCGGACCACAACGCCGGTGCCGAGCCCCTCGGCGACGTCGGCGTGGTCGTGGGCGCCACGATCAGCCCCGGTGAGCTGGACCTTTCCCGGCTCGCCGGGCCCGTGCTCGCGCCCGGGTTCGGCGCCCAGGGGGCAACTGTGGCGGACTTAAGGGCAGTCTTCGGGCCCGATCTGCCGGGGGTGCTGCCGGCGTCTTCGCGCGACCTGCTGCGCCACGGTCCGGACCCCGAGGCCATGCGCCGCGAGGTCGTCCGGGTCACGGCGCTGCTGGGCCACACAGCCGAAAAAGACCAATAG
- the mihF gene encoding integration host factor, actinobacterial type — MALPQLTEEQRAAALEKAAAARRIRAELKERLKRGGTTLVDVLKQAEENEVLGKMKVSALLEALPGVGKVRAQQTMERLEIAPSRRLRGLGDRQRKALLAEFSGE; from the coding sequence GTGGCACTTCCCCAGCTGACAGAGGAACAGCGTGCTGCGGCGCTGGAGAAGGCCGCCGCCGCCCGCCGCATCCGTGCTGAGCTGAAGGAGCGGCTGAAGCGGGGCGGTACCACTCTGGTCGACGTGCTGAAGCAGGCCGAGGAGAACGAAGTCCTCGGCAAGATGAAGGTTTCGGCCCTGCTCGAGGCTCTCCCCGGCGTCGGCAAGGTTCGTGCCCAGCAGACCATGGAACGACTGGAGATCGCGCCCAGCCGCAGGCTCCGCGGACTCGGCGACCGGCAGCGCAAGGCGCTGCTGGCCGAGTTCAGCGGAGAGTGA